One Calonectris borealis chromosome 15, bCalBor7.hap1.2, whole genome shotgun sequence DNA segment encodes these proteins:
- the LOC142088688 gene encoding hepatitis A virus cellular receptor 1 homolog isoform X4, whose translation MTSAQTWPPQRRNPRGPMHTARYCSVKGTRDITSMCWGRDSCPVSKCYRTIIWTDGWKVTEQYNSRYMLKGNLLMGDVSLTIVNAEEADSGIYCCRVEISGWFNDQTSNHKVVIEKARISTASPHTYTSEQTSAHGSASESSFTITRTWPSVSASEAPRTASGPCSSTLDCSDVTSNLQNMSVSLPSQQYSENGLYIGIGLCAVLLAILILALFLTRQYFYNTKKLGDFANFVAYWRPERAGNHSALEDEIHAEENIYIIH comes from the exons ATGACATC AGCTCAGACGTGGCCCCCACAGAGGAGGAATCCACGTGGACCCATGCACACTGCACGTTACTGCAG TGTTAAGGGGACACGAGACATCACATCAATGTGCTGGGGTCGTGACAGCTGCCCTGTTTCAAAATGTTATCGGACCATTATCTGGACAGACGGGTGGAAGGTGACAGAGCAGTACAACAGCAGGTATATGTTGAAAGGGAACCTGCTGATGGGTGACGTGTCCCTCACAATCGTGAACGCCGAGGAAGCAGACAGTGGGATATACTGCTGCCGCGTGGAGATCTCGGGGTGGTTCAATGATCAGACAAGTAACCACAAGGTTGTGATAGAGAAAG CTAGGATCTCTACTGCAAGTCCTCACACTTACACCTCTGAACAGACCTCAG CTCATGGGAGTGCCAGTGAATCATCCTTTACCATCACAAGAACGTGGCCATCAGTTTCTGCTTCAGAAGCTCCTCGGACT GCCTCTGGTCCCTGCTCAAGCACCTTGGACTGCTCGGATGTAACCTCAAACCTGCAG AACATGTCTGTATCACTTCCCAGTCAGCAGTATTCAGAAAATGGGCTATACATTGGGATTGGTTTATGTGCGGTACTTCTAGCCATCCTTATTTTGGCTCTGTTCCTCACTAGAC AATATTTCTACAATACTAAGAAGCTGGGTGACTTTGCAAA CTTTGTTGCATATTGGAGACCAGAACGTGCAGGGAACCATAGTGCCCTGGAAGATGAGATCCATGCAGAGGAAAACATTTATATAATACACTAA
- the MED7 gene encoding mediator of RNA polymerase II transcription subunit 7, translated as MGEPQQVSALPPPPMQYIKEYTDENIRKGLAPKPPPPVKDSYMMFGNQFQCDDLIIRPLESQGIERLHPMQFDHKKELRKLNMSILVNFLDLLDILIRSPGSIKREEKLEDLKLLFVHVHHLINEYRPHQARETLRVMMEVQKRQRLETAERFQKHLERVVEMIQNCLASLPDDLPHSEGGLGVKAEKMDTDDGSNCIGQSEKQRERSGGKRDQVLDKDAAMCSIIDEMT; from the coding sequence ATGGGTGAACCTCAGCAAGTGAGTGCCCTTCCTCCGCCTCCAATGCAATATATAAAAGAATATACTGATGAAAATATCCGTAAAGGCCTGGCTCCAAAGCCACCTCCACCTGTGAAAGACAGTTATATGATGTTTGGTAATCAGTTTCAATGTGATGATCTGATTATTCGACCCTTGGAGAGCCAGGGTATTGAACGGTTACATCCTATGCAGTTTGATCATAAGAAGGAATTAAGAAAACTTAATATGTCTATCCTGGTCAACTTTTTGGACCTCTTGGATATCTTGATAAGGAGTCCAGGAAGTATAAAGCGAGAAGAGAAACTGGAAGACTTGAAACTGCTTTTTGTTCATGTCCATCATCTTATAAATGAGTATCGCCCTCACCAAGCTAGGGAGACACTGAGAGTCATGATGGAGGTACAGAAACGTCAGCGTTTGGAAACAGCAGAGCGATTTCAGAAGCATCTAGAGCGAGTTGTAGAGATGATTCAGAACTGCCTGGCTTCCTTGCCTGATGATCTGCCTCATTCAGAGGGAGGACTGGgagtgaaagcagaaaaaatggatACTGATGATGGCAGCAACTGTATTGGACAGAGCGAAAAACAGAGAGAGCGTTCTGGTGGCAAGAGAGATCAGGTTTTAGACAAAGATGCAGCTATGTGTAGCATTATTGATGAAATGACatga
- the LOC142088688 gene encoding hepatitis A virus cellular receptor 1 homolog isoform X5 produces the protein MCWGRDSCPVSKCYRTIIWTDGWKVTEQYNSRYMLKGNLLMGDVSLTIVNAEEADSGIYCCRVEISGWFNDQTSNHKVVIEKARISTASPHTYTSEQTSAHGSASESSFTITRTWPSVSASEAPRTASGPCSSTLDCSDVTSNLQNMSVSLPSQQYSENGLYIGIGLCAVLLAILILALFLTRQYFYNTKKLGDFANFVAYWRPERAGNHSALEDEIHAEENIYIIH, from the exons ATGTGCTGGGGTCGTGACAGCTGCCCTGTTTCAAAATGTTATCGGACCATTATCTGGACAGACGGGTGGAAGGTGACAGAGCAGTACAACAGCAGGTATATGTTGAAAGGGAACCTGCTGATGGGTGACGTGTCCCTCACAATCGTGAACGCCGAGGAAGCAGACAGTGGGATATACTGCTGCCGCGTGGAGATCTCGGGGTGGTTCAATGATCAGACAAGTAACCACAAGGTTGTGATAGAGAAAG CTAGGATCTCTACTGCAAGTCCTCACACTTACACCTCTGAACAGACCTCAG CTCATGGGAGTGCCAGTGAATCATCCTTTACCATCACAAGAACGTGGCCATCAGTTTCTGCTTCAGAAGCTCCTCGGACT GCCTCTGGTCCCTGCTCAAGCACCTTGGACTGCTCGGATGTAACCTCAAACCTGCAG AACATGTCTGTATCACTTCCCAGTCAGCAGTATTCAGAAAATGGGCTATACATTGGGATTGGTTTATGTGCGGTACTTCTAGCCATCCTTATTTTGGCTCTGTTCCTCACTAGAC AATATTTCTACAATACTAAGAAGCTGGGTGACTTTGCAAA CTTTGTTGCATATTGGAGACCAGAACGTGCAGGGAACCATAGTGCCCTGGAAGATGAGATCCATGCAGAGGAAAACATTTATATAATACACTAA
- the LOC142088688 gene encoding hepatitis A virus cellular receptor 1 homolog isoform X3 — translation MSSHLCMNWILLILFTGPTVLGSLVKGKVGQNITVPCFYSVKGTRDITSMCWGRDSCPVSKCYRTIIWTDGWKVTEQYNSRYMLKGNLLMGDVSLTIVNAEEADSGIYCCRVEISGWFNDQTSNHKVVIEKARISTASPHTYTSEQTSAHGSASESSFTITRTWPSVSASEAPRTASGPCSSTLDCSDVTSNLQNMSVSLPSQQYSENGLYIGIGLCAVLLAILILALFLTRQYFYNTKKLGDFANFVAYWRPERAGNHSALEDEIHAEENIYIIH, via the exons ATGTCGTCTCATCTCTGCATGAACTGGATTCTTCTGATCCTGTTTACAG GCCCCACGGTATTGGGATCACTTGTGAAAGGAAAGGTTGGTCAGAATATCACTGTGCCCTGTTTTTACAGTGTTAAGGGGACACGAGACATCACATCAATGTGCTGGGGTCGTGACAGCTGCCCTGTTTCAAAATGTTATCGGACCATTATCTGGACAGACGGGTGGAAGGTGACAGAGCAGTACAACAGCAGGTATATGTTGAAAGGGAACCTGCTGATGGGTGACGTGTCCCTCACAATCGTGAACGCCGAGGAAGCAGACAGTGGGATATACTGCTGCCGCGTGGAGATCTCGGGGTGGTTCAATGATCAGACAAGTAACCACAAGGTTGTGATAGAGAAAG CTAGGATCTCTACTGCAAGTCCTCACACTTACACCTCTGAACAGACCTCAG CTCATGGGAGTGCCAGTGAATCATCCTTTACCATCACAAGAACGTGGCCATCAGTTTCTGCTTCAGAAGCTCCTCGGACT GCCTCTGGTCCCTGCTCAAGCACCTTGGACTGCTCGGATGTAACCTCAAACCTGCAG AACATGTCTGTATCACTTCCCAGTCAGCAGTATTCAGAAAATGGGCTATACATTGGGATTGGTTTATGTGCGGTACTTCTAGCCATCCTTATTTTGGCTCTGTTCCTCACTAGAC AATATTTCTACAATACTAAGAAGCTGGGTGACTTTGCAAA CTTTGTTGCATATTGGAGACCAGAACGTGCAGGGAACCATAGTGCCCTGGAAGATGAGATCCATGCAGAGGAAAACATTTATATAATACACTAA
- the LOC142088688 gene encoding uncharacterized protein LOC142088688 isoform X2, whose product MTSMAFLGIQPADSTRTTVDYCMNETTWVKAQTWPPQRRNPRGPMHTARYCSVKGTRDITSMCWGRDSCPVSKCYRTIIWTDGWKVTEQYNSRYMLKGNLLMGDVSLTIVNAEEADSGIYCCRVEISGWFNDQTSNHKVVIEKARISTASPHTYTSEQTSAHGSASESSFTITRTWPSVSASEAPRTASGPCSSTLDCSDVTSNLQGDKQQHHPNFIRKTKTAKLAFGKACCDALQDSVCCGHAYRCMCGITCLYHFPVSSIQKMGYTLGLVYVRYF is encoded by the exons ATGACATC AATGGCTTTCCTGGGGATACAACCAGCAGACAGCACCCGCACTACTGTGGACTATTGTATGAACGAAACAACCTGGGTGAA AGCTCAGACGTGGCCCCCACAGAGGAGGAATCCACGTGGACCCATGCACACTGCACGTTACTGCAG TGTTAAGGGGACACGAGACATCACATCAATGTGCTGGGGTCGTGACAGCTGCCCTGTTTCAAAATGTTATCGGACCATTATCTGGACAGACGGGTGGAAGGTGACAGAGCAGTACAACAGCAGGTATATGTTGAAAGGGAACCTGCTGATGGGTGACGTGTCCCTCACAATCGTGAACGCCGAGGAAGCAGACAGTGGGATATACTGCTGCCGCGTGGAGATCTCGGGGTGGTTCAATGATCAGACAAGTAACCACAAGGTTGTGATAGAGAAAG CTAGGATCTCTACTGCAAGTCCTCACACTTACACCTCTGAACAGACCTCAG CTCATGGGAGTGCCAGTGAATCATCCTTTACCATCACAAGAACGTGGCCATCAGTTTCTGCTTCAGAAGCTCCTCGGACT GCCTCTGGTCCCTGCTCAAGCACCTTGGACTGCTCGGATGTAACCTCAAACCTGCAG GGTGACAAGCAGCAACATCACCCCAATTTTATCAGGAAGACAAAGACAGCCAAGCTAGCCTTTGGGAAGGCCTGCTGTGATGCACTACAAGACAGTGTGTGCTGTGGGCATGCATACCGCTGCATGTGCGGAAT AACATGTCTGTATCACTTCCCAGTCAGCAGTATTCAGAAAATGGGCTATACATTGGGATTGGTTTATGTGCGGTACTTCTAG
- the LOC142088688 gene encoding hepatitis A virus cellular receptor 1 homolog isoform X1 → MTSMAFLGIQPADSTRTTVDYCMNETTWVKAQTWPPQRRNPRGPMHTARYCSVKGTRDITSMCWGRDSCPVSKCYRTIIWTDGWKVTEQYNSRYMLKGNLLMGDVSLTIVNAEEADSGIYCCRVEISGWFNDQTSNHKVVIEKARISTASPHTYTSEQTSAHGSASESSFTITRTWPSVSASEAPRTASGPCSSTLDCSDVTSNLQNMSVSLPSQQYSENGLYIGIGLCAVLLAILILALFLTRQYFYNTKKLGDFANFVAYWRPERAGNHSALEDEIHAEENIYIIH, encoded by the exons ATGACATC AATGGCTTTCCTGGGGATACAACCAGCAGACAGCACCCGCACTACTGTGGACTATTGTATGAACGAAACAACCTGGGTGAA AGCTCAGACGTGGCCCCCACAGAGGAGGAATCCACGTGGACCCATGCACACTGCACGTTACTGCAG TGTTAAGGGGACACGAGACATCACATCAATGTGCTGGGGTCGTGACAGCTGCCCTGTTTCAAAATGTTATCGGACCATTATCTGGACAGACGGGTGGAAGGTGACAGAGCAGTACAACAGCAGGTATATGTTGAAAGGGAACCTGCTGATGGGTGACGTGTCCCTCACAATCGTGAACGCCGAGGAAGCAGACAGTGGGATATACTGCTGCCGCGTGGAGATCTCGGGGTGGTTCAATGATCAGACAAGTAACCACAAGGTTGTGATAGAGAAAG CTAGGATCTCTACTGCAAGTCCTCACACTTACACCTCTGAACAGACCTCAG CTCATGGGAGTGCCAGTGAATCATCCTTTACCATCACAAGAACGTGGCCATCAGTTTCTGCTTCAGAAGCTCCTCGGACT GCCTCTGGTCCCTGCTCAAGCACCTTGGACTGCTCGGATGTAACCTCAAACCTGCAG AACATGTCTGTATCACTTCCCAGTCAGCAGTATTCAGAAAATGGGCTATACATTGGGATTGGTTTATGTGCGGTACTTCTAGCCATCCTTATTTTGGCTCTGTTCCTCACTAGAC AATATTTCTACAATACTAAGAAGCTGGGTGACTTTGCAAA CTTTGTTGCATATTGGAGACCAGAACGTGCAGGGAACCATAGTGCCCTGGAAGATGAGATCCATGCAGAGGAAAACATTTATATAATACACTAA